Proteins encoded within one genomic window of Candidatus Thiodiazotropha endoloripes:
- the dxs gene encoding 1-deoxy-D-xylulose-5-phosphate synthase — MSDQGTTGNTPKSMGDYPILNQVNYPGDLRKLDPIKLRPLAVEMRRFLIDSVSQTGGHLAAGLGVVELTIALHYVFNTPYDRLIWDVGHQAYPHKILTGRRERMGSLRKKGGLSGFPKRSESEYDAFGTGHSSTSIGAALGMAVAAKQKGENRKVVAIIGDGAMGAGMAFEALNQAGALDQDLLVILNDNDMSISEPVGGVSNHLAKLLSGKVYTSMREGGKSALSHLPHQFSDLVGKWEEHMKGMVMPGTLFEEMGFNYIGPIEGHDFDTLITTLHNMRHMHGPRLLHVVTQKGKGYIPAEQDPCVYHGVTPFDPATGKMEKGTSSKTYTQVFGDWLCHVAEQDEKLVAITPAMSEGSGMVTYAKRFPQRYFDVGIAEQHALTFAAGLACEGLKPVVAIYSTFLQRAYDQLIHDVALQNLDVTLAVDRAGQVGADGATHAGCFDLSYVRSLPNMVIMAPGDEQECDRLLQTGYEYEGPAMIRYPRGAGPGVEVETGSAALEIGKGETRRSGKQVALLVFGSLLATAQQVADHLDATLVNMRFIKPLDEALVREVAAKHEILVTLEENVVQGGAGSAVNEFLVAESIQVNLINLGLPDRYLDHASHQEQLTEAGLDYAGILSAIERVSRSTKLRLV, encoded by the coding sequence ATGTCAGATCAGGGCACGACGGGTAACACCCCCAAGAGCATGGGTGACTATCCAATCCTGAACCAGGTTAACTACCCGGGCGATTTGCGTAAGCTGGACCCGATCAAGCTGCGTCCGCTGGCAGTGGAGATGAGGCGATTCCTCATCGACAGCGTTTCTCAGACCGGTGGGCATCTGGCTGCTGGATTGGGCGTAGTGGAGCTGACCATTGCACTGCATTATGTGTTCAATACCCCCTATGACCGGCTGATCTGGGATGTGGGTCATCAGGCCTACCCGCACAAGATTCTCACTGGACGGCGTGAACGTATGGGGAGCCTGCGTAAAAAAGGCGGCCTCTCCGGTTTTCCCAAGCGTAGCGAGAGTGAATATGACGCCTTCGGTACCGGTCACTCCAGCACTTCGATCGGTGCCGCACTGGGGATGGCGGTAGCAGCCAAACAGAAGGGGGAGAACCGCAAGGTTGTTGCCATCATTGGTGATGGCGCCATGGGTGCCGGGATGGCCTTTGAGGCCCTTAATCAGGCTGGCGCACTGGATCAGGACCTGCTGGTCATCCTCAATGACAATGATATGTCAATCTCCGAACCGGTTGGGGGGGTCAGTAATCACCTGGCGAAACTGCTCTCCGGCAAGGTCTATACCAGCATGCGTGAGGGTGGGAAGTCCGCGCTCAGCCATCTGCCCCACCAGTTCAGCGATCTGGTGGGCAAATGGGAAGAGCACATGAAGGGCATGGTGATGCCCGGTACCCTGTTTGAAGAGATGGGCTTTAACTACATCGGTCCCATTGAAGGGCATGACTTCGATACCCTGATCACCACGCTGCACAACATGCGACATATGCACGGACCCCGTCTGCTGCATGTGGTGACCCAGAAGGGTAAAGGATATATCCCGGCAGAGCAGGATCCCTGTGTTTACCATGGGGTGACGCCATTCGATCCGGCTACCGGCAAAATGGAGAAGGGCACCAGCAGCAAGACCTATACCCAGGTATTCGGTGATTGGTTATGTCATGTTGCCGAACAGGATGAAAAGCTGGTCGCCATCACTCCGGCCATGAGTGAAGGTTCAGGTATGGTGACCTATGCAAAACGCTTTCCACAGCGCTATTTTGATGTGGGAATTGCCGAACAGCATGCCCTCACCTTTGCCGCCGGCCTCGCTTGCGAGGGTTTGAAACCGGTGGTGGCAATCTACTCCACTTTTCTGCAGCGAGCCTATGATCAGTTGATCCACGATGTGGCCCTGCAAAATCTCGACGTTACCCTGGCCGTGGACCGGGCCGGGCAGGTTGGTGCCGACGGGGCGACTCATGCAGGTTGTTTCGACCTGAGTTATGTCCGCAGTCTGCCCAATATGGTGATCATGGCTCCAGGGGATGAGCAGGAGTGTGATCGACTGCTGCAAACCGGGTATGAGTATGAGGGGCCGGCGATGATCCGCTACCCAAGAGGAGCCGGGCCGGGGGTCGAGGTCGAGACCGGGTCAGCGGCACTGGAGATTGGCAAGGGTGAGACCAGACGCAGCGGCAAACAGGTGGCGCTGCTGGTGTTTGGCAGTCTGCTTGCCACCGCCCAGCAGGTTGCCGATCATCTCGATGCCACGCTGGTGAATATGCGTTTCATCAAACCGCTGGATGAGGCTCTGGTGCGGGAGGTGGCCGCCAAACATGAGATTCTGGTCACGCTTGAGGAGAATGTGGTTCAAGGTGGCGCCGGCTCTGCGGTCAATGAGTTTCTTGTGGCCGAGAGTATACAAGTCAATCTGATCAATCTGGGGCTACCCGATCGCTACCTGGATCATGCCAGCCATCAGGAGCAGTTGACAGAAGCCGGATTGGATTACGCTGGCATCCTGTCGGCCATTGAACGGGTCAGTCGTTCAACAAAGTTGCGTCTGGTCTGA
- the gloB gene encoding hydroxyacylglutathione hydrolase, protein MLQITPIKAFDDNYIWALRNPGASTAVAVDPGDETPLLDWLQENSLTLSAVLLTHHHYDHVGGVPELREAFPDLKVFGPAGESIKGVTEPLHEGDRPLIPGLDADFQVLELPGHTAGHIAYLGEQALFCGDTLFAAGCGRVFDGTMTQLANSLQRIAQLPAETKIYCAHEYTLDNLGFARWVEPESEAVMQRIDSEQAKRQNGEPTLPSTLQLELATNPFLRTQVPSIVTAAEKVAGKTLTDHAEIFMVIRQWKDREYD, encoded by the coding sequence ATGCTGCAGATCACTCCAATCAAAGCCTTTGATGACAACTACATCTGGGCGCTCAGAAATCCTGGTGCCTCAACCGCTGTTGCCGTTGATCCGGGCGATGAAACTCCACTGCTCGACTGGCTGCAGGAAAACTCACTGACATTGAGTGCGGTACTGCTCACCCATCACCACTACGATCATGTGGGTGGGGTTCCGGAACTGAGGGAGGCGTTTCCCGATCTGAAGGTTTTCGGTCCCGCCGGGGAGTCGATCAAAGGGGTGACTGAACCTCTGCATGAAGGGGATCGGCCGCTGATACCAGGTCTGGATGCAGATTTTCAAGTGCTTGAACTACCTGGCCATACCGCCGGACATATTGCCTATCTGGGCGAACAGGCGCTGTTTTGTGGCGATACTCTGTTCGCGGCAGGCTGTGGACGGGTATTCGATGGAACGATGACACAACTGGCAAACTCACTGCAAAGGATTGCGCAGCTGCCGGCAGAAACCAAAATCTATTGTGCCCACGAATACACCCTCGACAATCTGGGCTTTGCCCGTTGGGTGGAGCCTGAAAGTGAGGCGGTCATGCAGCGCATTGATAGCGAACAGGCAAAGCGACAAAACGGCGAGCCAACCCTGCCCTCAACGCTACAGCTTGAGTTGGCGACCAATCCTTTTTTACGCACTCAGGTGCCATCCATCGTGACAGCAGCGGAAAAAGTTGCGGGAAAAACCTTGACCGATCACGCAGAAATTTTTATGGTTATCCGTCAATGGAAGGATAGGGAATATGATTGA
- a CDS encoding rhomboid family intramembrane serine protease, translated as MATAPRTITSDLKRLPLVTFALILINLFIYSIWHQPTTVGCIDCGLYTGKWIGLTLVSHMFVHAGLLNLISNLLFLALLGYMTERLLGRHLFLALYLASGLVVTILALMFAPETLIPGFGTSGAISGVLGLSAVIFGHRQIPLLKLSGRYANVQSIPVFGLLPLWISIEFIQFMVYSNSQMNYLVHILGLLIGALLALVIKKTHWVSDLSLFNEAATAKDIEAEMDRAGVYFNEQQFSDALKVLREVYREECRDLRFLLLYYQCGRHFPQQEDVHRAARTIFSLPERDSKTVDLIFRTYCDYIHLTEPGPRFNESMLFHLADLFVDRKWSGELDKIMLLMRKKHAACLFDSNLPYRYAKLLDEQGRTSEGLDYLKNIT; from the coding sequence ATGGCAACTGCTCCACGAACAATCACCTCTGATCTCAAGCGCCTCCCTCTGGTGACGTTTGCGCTGATCCTGATCAACCTTTTTATCTATTCGATTTGGCATCAACCAACGACAGTCGGTTGCATCGATTGTGGTTTATATACCGGTAAGTGGATCGGTCTGACACTGGTCAGCCATATGTTTGTCCACGCTGGATTACTGAATCTCATCAGCAACCTGCTGTTCTTGGCGTTACTGGGTTATATGACCGAGAGACTGCTTGGTCGTCATCTGTTTCTTGCCCTCTATCTGGCATCCGGCCTGGTGGTTACCATTTTGGCACTGATGTTTGCTCCAGAGACTCTGATTCCTGGATTCGGTACCTCTGGGGCGATCTCGGGTGTGCTGGGTCTGTCGGCAGTGATCTTCGGTCATCGGCAGATTCCTCTGTTGAAACTGTCCGGTCGTTACGCCAATGTGCAGTCAATACCGGTATTCGGTTTGCTGCCACTCTGGATAAGCATCGAGTTTATTCAGTTCATGGTCTACTCCAACAGTCAAATGAACTACCTTGTGCATATCCTGGGTCTGCTGATCGGTGCGCTGCTGGCGCTGGTGATCAAGAAAACACATTGGGTATCCGATCTGAGTTTGTTCAATGAAGCAGCGACTGCCAAGGACATCGAAGCTGAAATGGATCGAGCCGGAGTCTATTTTAATGAGCAACAGTTCAGTGACGCTTTGAAAGTGCTCAGGGAAGTCTATCGGGAGGAGTGTCGGGATCTGAGGTTTTTGTTGCTCTACTATCAGTGTGGACGGCATTTTCCACAACAAGAGGATGTTCACCGGGCTGCTCGAACAATCTTCAGTCTACCTGAGCGTGATAGTAAGACCGTTGATCTGATTTTTCGTACCTATTGTGACTACATCCATTTAACCGAACCTGGGCCCAGGTTCAATGAATCGATGCTGTTTCATCTTGCCGATCTTTTTGTCGATCGGAAGTGGAGTGGTGAGTTGGATAAGATCATGTTGCTGATGCGGAAGAAGCATGCTGCCTGTCTGTTCGACAGCAATCTGCCTTACCGGTATGCAAAGCTGCTGGATGAGCAGGGTCGAACATCGGAAGGTCTCGATTACCTTAAAAACATCACTTAA
- a CDS encoding SLAC1 anion channel family protein: protein MKETARLAHFPISFFAMVMGLAGLCIAWEKAQSVFQLPIRIDMALTPFTALTFILLFGLYSMKLLRYPQQVVKELNHPVKLNFFPAVSISLILLSVTLLQTLPSISYLPWSIGSALHLGFTLYVMNIWIHHDKFEINHINPAWFIPVVGNVLVPVAGTAHGHDEISWFFFSIGIVFWMVLLTIIIYRVLFHNPLPDKLMPTFFILIAPPAVGFISYVKLNGGLDNFAHVLYYSGLFLTLLLASMAPRFTRLQFFLSWWAYSFPLAAITIATLLMYEITGLIGFAVIGWLLLSLLTLVVTFLFYRTLKAVGGNKICVPED, encoded by the coding sequence ATGAAAGAAACAGCGCGTCTCGCACATTTCCCGATCTCATTTTTTGCGATGGTCATGGGGTTGGCTGGTCTCTGTATTGCCTGGGAGAAAGCCCAGAGCGTGTTCCAATTACCGATCCGTATCGATATGGCTCTGACCCCCTTCACGGCCCTGACCTTTATCCTGTTGTTCGGGCTCTACAGCATGAAATTGCTGCGCTATCCGCAACAGGTGGTGAAGGAACTCAATCACCCGGTCAAACTCAACTTCTTTCCCGCGGTATCCATCAGCCTGATTCTGTTGTCGGTCACCCTGTTACAGACACTGCCATCGATCTCCTATCTGCCCTGGTCAATCGGCAGCGCGCTGCATCTGGGTTTTACCCTCTATGTCATGAACATCTGGATTCATCACGATAAGTTTGAGATCAACCATATCAATCCAGCCTGGTTTATTCCTGTGGTCGGTAATGTGCTGGTACCGGTGGCCGGCACCGCCCATGGACACGATGAAATTTCCTGGTTCTTTTTCAGTATCGGCATTGTCTTCTGGATGGTGCTGCTGACCATCATCATCTACCGGGTTCTGTTTCATAATCCGCTGCCGGATAAATTGATGCCTACCTTCTTCATCCTGATCGCTCCACCGGCGGTCGGTTTCATCTCCTACGTGAAATTGAATGGTGGATTGGACAACTTTGCTCATGTGCTCTACTACAGCGGCCTGTTCCTCACCCTGCTGCTGGCCAGTATGGCACCTCGCTTTACAAGACTTCAGTTCTTTCTCTCCTGGTGGGCCTACTCATTCCCACTGGCTGCAATCACCATTGCCACCCTGCTGATGTATGAAATAACCGGTCTGATTGGCTTTGCCGTTATTGGATGGTTGCTGCTCTCTTTGCTGACTCTGGTTGTTACCTTTCTGTTTTACCGGACACTGAAAGCGGTTGGCGGAAATAAGATCTGCGTGCCCGAGGATTAG
- a CDS encoding phosphoribulokinase, whose protein sequence is MSKKHPVVAVTGSSGAGTTTVKRAFEHIFYRDGIKPAVVEGDSFHRYTRVEMREKMAQGLSHFGPDANHFDKIAELFKTYGATGGGNKRYYLHSPEEAAEHNARLGCDQKPGEFTPWEEINQGTDLLFYEGLHGMVVDGETDVAKHVDLGVGVVPIVNLEWIQKIFRDNAERGYSEEAIVDTIMRRMPDYINHITPQFSRTDINFQRVPTVDTSNPFIARDIPTPDESFVVIRFSDTKKFDINFPHLLSMIDGSFMSRRNSIVVPGGKMGFAMEIILQPIIERMMDARNV, encoded by the coding sequence ATGTCAAAGAAGCATCCAGTGGTGGCCGTAACCGGCTCATCAGGCGCTGGCACCACAACTGTAAAACGTGCATTCGAGCACATCTTCTATCGTGACGGCATTAAACCCGCAGTCGTAGAAGGCGACAGCTTTCATCGCTATACCCGTGTGGAAATGCGTGAGAAAATGGCTCAAGGTCTCAGCCATTTCGGCCCTGACGCCAACCATTTCGATAAGATCGCAGAACTCTTCAAGACCTACGGTGCAACCGGCGGGGGCAACAAACGCTACTACCTACATAGCCCGGAAGAAGCCGCTGAACACAATGCCCGACTCGGCTGTGATCAGAAACCCGGTGAATTCACTCCCTGGGAGGAGATTAATCAGGGTACCGATCTGCTGTTCTATGAGGGCCTGCATGGAATGGTTGTGGATGGTGAAACGGATGTAGCCAAACATGTCGATCTGGGTGTAGGCGTGGTACCGATCGTCAACCTGGAGTGGATCCAGAAGATTTTCCGTGACAACGCAGAGCGGGGCTACAGCGAAGAGGCGATCGTCGATACCATCATGCGACGTATGCCGGACTATATCAACCACATTACTCCCCAGTTCTCCCGCACCGACATCAACTTCCAGCGGGTACCGACTGTGGATACCTCGAATCCCTTTATCGCGCGCGATATTCCGACACCGGATGAGAGCTTCGTGGTGATTCGTTTCAGCGATACGAAGAAGTTCGATATCAACTTCCCCCATCTGCTGTCGATGATTGACGGCTCCTTCATGTCTCGGCGCAACTCCATCGTTGTGCCTGGCGGCAAGATGGGATTCGCGATGGAGATCATCCTGCAGCCGATCATCGAGCGTATGATGGACGCCCGTAACGTCTGA
- a CDS encoding exopolysaccharide biosynthesis polyprenyl glycosylphosphotransferase yields MNVQTDRDMFVSQDGPGYGFNQIDTTDSLGVINASGSMTGNTLFSQLVLTKKAGGESLGKRQFDLVLGALILLLASPVMLITAGLIWLSSMGRDPVFYRQLRVGLKGREFYVWKFRSMRTDAERNGAQMAAKNDSRVTLIGRFIRKTRIDELPQLWNVFVGDMSLVGPRPERPEFVSKFQRKIRGYALRHQVKPGITGWAQVKYPYGETVEDAAHKLYYDLTYVRKNSVLFDMMVLLRTIPVILTGHGAR; encoded by the coding sequence ATGAATGTTCAGACTGATCGCGACATGTTCGTAAGTCAAGATGGGCCGGGTTACGGATTCAATCAAATCGATACGACCGACTCACTGGGTGTTATCAACGCATCCGGGTCGATGACAGGTAATACTCTGTTCAGTCAGCTTGTGCTGACAAAAAAAGCGGGTGGTGAAAGTCTTGGTAAACGACAGTTCGATCTTGTATTGGGAGCACTGATCCTACTACTTGCAAGTCCGGTGATGTTGATCACGGCTGGATTGATCTGGTTGAGCTCCATGGGTCGTGATCCGGTATTTTATCGCCAGCTCAGGGTTGGACTGAAAGGCCGTGAGTTTTATGTCTGGAAATTCCGTAGTATGCGTACCGATGCAGAACGCAATGGTGCACAGATGGCTGCGAAAAATGATAGCCGGGTAACCCTTATCGGTCGTTTCATCAGAAAGACCCGGATCGATGAATTGCCACAACTATGGAATGTATTTGTCGGTGATATGAGTCTGGTTGGCCCCCGTCCCGAACGGCCGGAATTCGTATCCAAGTTTCAACGTAAGATTCGTGGCTATGCTTTGAGGCATCAGGTTAAACCTGGAATCACCGGTTGGGCGCAGGTTAAGTACCCCTATGGTGAGACGGTGGAAGATGCCGCTCATAAACTCTATTACGACCTGACCTATGTGCGTAAGAACAGTGTGCTGTTTGACATGATGGTACTGCTGCGGACTATACCGGTGATCTTGACCGGGCATGGGGCACGATAG
- a CDS encoding rhodanese-like domain-containing protein, translating into MFLPTDQALAIDIRSSAEVMLYGMAEDADAHIPYHGGPIDEWNMFQQSFITHGNTSFINGVFDLIREYGLYRDSSIVLLTKSNRKGVKAASLLQVAGYKNVRFVQIVGNSDSLVDIARKKQAYACEKEGVMEEGGTSPYPSATLQ; encoded by the coding sequence ATGTTTCTTCCAACTGATCAAGCCCTGGCAATCGATATTCGCAGCAGTGCAGAGGTCATGTTATATGGCATGGCTGAGGATGCGGATGCCCACATTCCCTACCATGGTGGACCGATCGATGAGTGGAATATGTTTCAACAAAGCTTTATCACCCATGGTAATACCAGTTTTATCAATGGTGTTTTCGATCTGATAAGAGAATATGGACTCTATCGGGATAGCTCAATTGTGTTGTTAACCAAGTCGAACCGTAAGGGTGTAAAGGCTGCAAGTCTTCTTCAAGTTGCAGGGTATAAGAATGTACGCTTTGTTCAAATAGTGGGTAACTCTGATAGCTTGGTGGACATTGCCCGTAAAAAGCAAGCGTATGCCTGTGAAAAAGAAGGGGTCATGGAAGAGGGGGGCACTTCACCTTATCCTTCTGCGACTCTGCAATAG
- a CDS encoding FecR domain-containing protein, giving the protein MFLDLKIAIQGITMQHCRNFTMLAHYLFLVFILFLPQHAVSDDCVHVAQLVSLEGKVEKRVADQGGWHQAVLEDHFCAGDTLRTSHNSRAAIRLTNDTLLRLDENSSLIFSQVAKSTPSFLDLLRGAIHFISRTPKSLEVKTPYVNASIEGTEFVVRIDDTGTDVIVLEGVVIASNNVGSVELGANQAARAEQDQPPVVTSIARPFNAVAWALYYPPLPALPSEADTLAQAAIKAIVENRLEEAAESAKQALEKDRHSATAYMAQSYVDQAMFDIPAALANSQKAAQLAPQNALTQARLAEVWLMTGNTRAARDSANQAVTIDPKLSLAHTVLGFASLREISLDTAKTAFQRAIELDSAAPLPHLGLGLLGIRQGDLVEGRKEIETAALLDPNNALLRSYMGKAYYEERRNDLASQQFAMAKELDPNDPTAWFYDSILLQSANRPVEALHAQQRAIELNDNRGVYRSRQLLDNDEASRNVALGRIYNDLSFEQQAAYQATDALIQAPINHSAHRLLADSYVGISNRDAARQSELLQSKLTQPLNLDPLQPQLSNSNLGLLDGNGPADLSYYEYNPLFTKSGLAFQLDASYGEESTWAEDAILAGLTDRFAFSLGQYHAETDGFRNESAVYEQDIYNGFAQFALSDSTSFQIEISESEEEKGDVTQRLLPEFLNVDDFQVNSDISTIRLGVRHALAANTNLLISGIRRDYEFVRSQDLDPFTTFSTESDRTIDLYEVQLSGKLEQTVWLAGVSHQNEEEDALSVFEFAMGCPFPSCTSSSEHDAWQTRLYGYLHYDINDQSTLMGGLSYIKEDVDNDEFNKAYPKIGFQVIPTTSSELRLAVFRNRMSVVLPSLYETLEPSQIFGFNQLYDDFDKTDYWAYAAEYNHQFTHNLHAGVSSVFRELETEIGLVDFSTIPPGNTSQIIEHDDMNTVLWLNWTTSPFWSFGVEYSYSRSDLAQNIQSNSVVLAPDGVLELKTHQLPVSISYYHPLGFSTKLTATYYDQEGEFINKTGTETQQGEDNGVSTDLAFNYRFPNRRGSVSLGINNIFDKQINFEDRDSYDINDPELTASPSSFAGERFVFGKISVNVR; this is encoded by the coding sequence ATGTTTTTGGATCTAAAAATCGCTATTCAGGGGATCACTATGCAGCATTGCCGAAACTTCACAATGCTCGCCCACTACTTGTTTCTTGTTTTCATCCTTTTCTTACCACAGCATGCCGTCTCTGATGATTGTGTCCATGTGGCGCAATTGGTCTCCCTGGAGGGGAAGGTGGAAAAGAGGGTTGCTGATCAAGGGGGCTGGCACCAGGCAGTACTCGAAGATCATTTCTGTGCTGGCGATACCCTCAGAACATCACACAACAGCAGGGCGGCCATCCGCCTGACAAATGATACCTTGCTGCGTCTGGATGAGAATTCCTCACTGATATTTAGTCAGGTCGCTAAGTCGACCCCCTCCTTCCTGGACCTGCTGCGAGGGGCCATTCATTTCATCAGCCGCACACCAAAGAGTCTTGAGGTCAAAACGCCTTATGTGAACGCCTCCATAGAGGGTACTGAATTTGTGGTTCGAATAGATGATACCGGCACGGATGTGATCGTCTTAGAGGGGGTGGTAATTGCCAGCAATAATGTGGGCTCGGTAGAGCTGGGTGCCAATCAGGCAGCCCGCGCCGAGCAGGATCAACCGCCTGTCGTTACGTCAATCGCCAGACCCTTCAATGCCGTTGCCTGGGCACTTTACTATCCTCCACTGCCAGCTCTACCCAGCGAAGCGGATACATTGGCTCAAGCCGCCATCAAGGCGATTGTTGAGAATCGACTTGAAGAAGCGGCAGAGTCGGCGAAACAAGCACTGGAAAAGGATAGGCATTCAGCCACTGCCTATATGGCGCAATCCTATGTCGATCAGGCTATGTTTGACATACCCGCCGCCTTGGCCAACAGCCAAAAAGCCGCGCAACTTGCACCTCAAAACGCCCTGACACAGGCGCGACTTGCGGAAGTCTGGTTAATGACAGGCAATACCCGCGCCGCTCGTGATTCCGCCAACCAGGCTGTCACCATCGATCCCAAGCTCTCACTGGCGCATACCGTTCTTGGGTTCGCATCGTTACGCGAGATCAGCCTGGATACCGCGAAAACGGCATTTCAGAGGGCTATTGAACTTGATTCAGCGGCTCCCCTCCCCCACCTTGGCTTGGGCCTGCTGGGTATTCGCCAAGGTGATTTGGTGGAAGGCCGCAAAGAGATTGAAACAGCAGCACTGCTCGATCCAAACAACGCCTTGCTTCGCAGTTACATGGGCAAGGCCTATTACGAGGAGAGGCGCAACGACTTGGCATCCCAACAATTTGCCATGGCGAAAGAACTCGATCCCAACGATCCCACGGCCTGGTTTTATGATTCAATATTGTTGCAATCAGCCAATAGACCGGTAGAGGCGTTACATGCGCAGCAGCGTGCGATTGAGTTAAATGATAACCGGGGTGTATATCGTTCAAGGCAGCTTCTTGATAATGACGAGGCATCACGAAACGTAGCGCTTGGTAGAATCTACAACGATTTGAGTTTTGAACAGCAGGCAGCCTATCAGGCGACAGACGCCTTAATACAGGCTCCCATCAATCACTCAGCTCATCGGTTGTTGGCTGACAGCTACGTGGGTATTAGCAACCGGGATGCCGCAAGACAAAGCGAGTTGCTACAATCAAAATTGACTCAACCCCTGAACCTGGATCCTCTGCAACCTCAATTGAGTAACTCAAACCTTGGTCTATTGGATGGAAATGGGCCAGCCGACCTATCCTACTATGAATATAATCCGCTGTTTACTAAGAGTGGTTTGGCGTTTCAATTAGATGCCTCATATGGTGAAGAGAGCACCTGGGCTGAGGATGCAATTTTAGCCGGATTAACTGATCGATTTGCGTTCAGTCTTGGACAGTACCATGCCGAAACAGATGGATTTCGTAACGAAAGTGCTGTTTATGAGCAGGACATCTATAACGGATTTGCCCAATTTGCTCTTTCAGATAGCACATCGTTCCAAATTGAGATTAGCGAATCCGAAGAAGAAAAAGGGGATGTGACTCAACGACTGCTCCCAGAGTTTCTCAATGTTGATGACTTCCAGGTCAATAGTGACATATCCACGATTCGATTAGGTGTTAGGCATGCATTGGCGGCCAACACCAACTTGCTGATTTCCGGCATTAGGCGCGATTATGAATTTGTCCGTTCTCAGGACCTTGATCCCTTTACAACATTCAGTACAGAAAGCGACCGTACGATTGATCTCTATGAAGTGCAATTATCCGGAAAACTGGAGCAAACGGTTTGGTTGGCGGGCGTAAGCCATCAAAATGAAGAGGAAGATGCCTTGTCCGTCTTTGAATTCGCAATGGGTTGTCCGTTTCCAAGTTGCACATCCTCATCTGAACATGATGCATGGCAAACAAGACTATATGGTTATCTGCATTACGACATCAACGATCAATCCACTTTGATGGGTGGATTAAGCTATATAAAGGAAGATGTAGATAATGATGAATTTAACAAGGCCTATCCAAAAATAGGATTTCAGGTCATCCCAACAACCAGCAGCGAACTTCGACTGGCTGTTTTTCGAAACCGCATGAGTGTTGTTTTACCATCACTCTATGAGACACTGGAGCCTTCACAAATTTTCGGTTTCAATCAATTGTACGATGATTTTGACAAAACTGATTACTGGGCCTATGCAGCGGAGTATAACCATCAATTTACACATAATTTACATGCCGGTGTCTCTTCAGTTTTTCGTGAATTAGAGACAGAAATTGGGCTTGTTGACTTTTCAACCATACCTCCAGGCAACACTTCTCAAATAATAGAACACGATGACATGAATACCGTATTGTGGCTTAATTGGACCACTTCACCTTTCTGGTCCTTTGGCGTCGAGTACTCATATAGCAGGAGCGATCTAGCTCAAAACATTCAATCAAATTCCGTTGTATTGGCACCAGACGGCGTTCTTGAATTGAAGACTCACCAACTACCCGTCTCCATCAGTTATTATCATCCGCTCGGTTTCTCTACCAAGCTTACTGCTACCTACTATGACCAAGAAGGCGAGTTCATCAACAAAACCGGGACAGAAACCCAGCAAGGAGAAGACAATGGCGTGTCAACTGACCTTGCTTTTAACTACCGATTTCCAAACCGTCGCGGATCTGTATCCCTTGGCATAAATAACATCTTCGATAAACAGATAAATTTTGAAGATCGAGATAGTTATGACATTAACGATCCGGAGCTTACCGCGTCACCTTCATCCTTTGCTGGCGAAAGATTTGTGTTTGGAAAAATTTCAGTAAACGTTCGCTAG